In Sulfuritortus calidifontis, the sequence CGCTGCAGGCCAAGGCCCTGGTCTACCTGCTGGAGGATGACCCGGCCCAGGCCGCGGTGCTGGCTGCCCAACTGGGCCTGTTCGGCTACCGGATCCGGCACTTCCAGGAAACCACCCCCCTGCTCGAGTCCCTGGAGCAGGAACGTCCGGCCGCCATGGTCTTCGACATCATGCTGAAGGAAGGCCCGATGGGCGGCATCGAACTGGCCCGCCGCCTCTCCACCGGCGAGCATGGCGACATCCCCATCGTCTTCGTCTCCTCCCGCGACGACATCACCGCCCGGCTGGAGGCCGTGCGTGCCGGCTGCTCCGCCTATCTGCTCAAACCGGTCGACGCCAACAAGCTGGTCGATGTCCTCGACAACCTGCTCAAGCAGGCCCTGCAAACGCCCTACCGCATCCTGATCGTCGAAGACCAGGATGCCCTGGCCCGGCACATCGAGACGCTGCTGCAGGACGCCGGCCTGGAGACCAGCATCGTCTCCCACCCGCTCGAGGCCCTGCAGGCGATCAACAACTACAACCCCGACCTGATCCTGATGGACATGTACATGCCGGACTGCAGCGGCGAGGAGCTGGCCAAGTTGATCCGCCAGCACGGCCAGTACGACAGCCTGCCCATCGTCTTCCTCTCTTCCGAGCAAAACCTCGACATCCAGATGATCGCCCTGCGCACCGGCGCCGACGACTTCCTGACCAAGCCGATCGACCCCAAGCGCCTGGTCCATGCCGTGAGGATTCGGGCCGAGCGCTTCCGCCTGCTCAATTCGCTGATGGTGCGCGACAGCATGACCGGGCTGCTCAACCATGCTCGCTCGAAAGAGGCCCTGGCCGCCGAAATCGCCCGCGCCCGACGCAACAACACGCCGCTTTCGGTCGCCATGATCGACATCGACAAGTTCAAGGCGATCAACGACAAGCATGGCCATCCGGTCGGCGACCGGGTGATCAAGAGCCTGGCCCGCCTGATCCAGGAGCGCCTGCGCAGCACCGACGTCGGCGGCCGCTATGGCGGCGAGGAATTCATCATGGTCCTACCCAACTGCCCGCAGGAGCAGGCCGCGCAGATACTGAACGACCTGCGCATCCGCTTCGGCCGGATCCGCCACTCCAGCGACAAGCAAGACCAGGAGTTCACCGCCACCTTCAGCGCCGGTGTCGCAAGCTTCCCCACCTGCAACAGCGCCGAATCCTTGCTCATGACCGCCGATGCCGCCCTCTATCAGGCGAAGAAGCGCGGCCGAAATCGGGTGATCATGGCCACCGGCGAGATCGGTTACGCCAGCAATCAATAGGCGAAAACCTTAAGCGGGTGCTCCCGCGAACAACAGTGTTTCGGGGATAATCCGGGCTCGCCCATGAACAAGCTCGACCCCCTCAACGCCGACCTCGCCCAGCACACGCCAATGATGCAGCAGTATCTGCGCATCAAGGCCGAGCACCCGCACATGCTGCTGTTCTATCGCATGGGCGACTTCTACGAGCTGTTTTACGACGACGCCGAGCGCGCCGCCCGCCTGCTCGACATCACCCTCACCACGCGCGGCCAATCGGCCGGGGCACCCATCCGCATGGCCGGCGTGCCCTTCCACGCCGCCGAGCAATACCTGGCAAAGCTCATCAAACTGGGCGAGTCGGTCGCCATCTGCGAACAGATCGGCGACCCGAAGACGGCCAAGGGCCCGATCGAACGCAAGGTGGTGCGCATCGTCACTCCCGGCACCCTGACCGACGACGCCCTGCTGGAGCAGAAGCGCGACGCCATCCTGATGGCCCTGGCGCCCGGCCGCGGGGAACTGGGCCTGGCCTGGCTCGTGCTCACCAGCGGCCGGCTTGCGGCCAAGCGCATCGCGCCCGAGCGGCTGGCCGGCGAGCTCGCCCGAATCGCGCCGGCCGAGCTGCTGTTACCCGAGGACTTCGAACATCCGGCACTGCACAGCGACAAGATCGCCCTCACCCGGCGGCCGGTCTGGCAGTTCGACGCCGAACGCGGCCACCGCATCCTGACCGAACACTTCGGCACCCGCGACCTTGTCGCCTTCGGCTGCGAGGATGCGCCCCTGCTGCAGGCCGCCGCCGGCCTCCTGCTCGACTATGCGCGGCAGACCCAGCAGACCGCGCTGCCCCACATCACCGGCTTGAGCCTCGAGCAGGACGGCAGTTTTGTCGCGCTCGACGCCGCCGCCCGCCGCACCCTGGAGCTGACCGAGACCCTGCGCGGCGAGGCCGCACCCACTTTGTTCTCCGAACTCGACCGCTGCATCACCGGCATGGGCAGCCGCCTGCTCAAGACCTGGCTGCACCACCCGCTGCGCCAGCCCCAGGCCCGCCTGCCGCGCCTGGCCGCCATCCGCGGCCTGATCGAGGCGCCACAGGTGGCGCTGCGCCTGCGCGAGATGCTCAAGGGCATGAGCGATCTCGAACGCATCGCCGCCCGCATCGCCCTCAAATCGGCCCGGCCGCGCGACCTCTCCGGCCTGCGCGACAGCCTGCGCCTCTTGCCGGGTTTGCGTGCTGAACTGGCTAATCTCTTCAGCCAAAACCTCCCCACCCCAGCCTTTATCCCCGCCCAGCGGGGGCTCCCCGCACGCGGGGAGGGAGCAAACCCATCCCCCACTTGTGGGGGAGGCCGGGAGGGGGACGCCGTTACCCACCTCTTTACCCGCCTCGACTTCCCTGCCGAGCCGCTGGCCGAACTCATCGCCGCCATCCGGCCCGAACCCTCGGTGGTGCTGCGCGAGGGCGGCGTCATCAATGACGGCTATTCGGCCGAGCTCGACGAGTTGCGCGCCATCCAGGCCAACAGCGGCGACTTCCTCATGCAGATGGAGGCGCGCGAGCGCGAGCGCACCGGCATTGCCAATCTGCGCGTGGAATACAACAAGGTCTCCGGCTTCTACATCGAGGTCACGCGCGCCCAGGCCGACAAGGTGCCGATCGATTATCACCGCCGGCAGACCCTGAAGAACGTCGAGCGCTATATCACACCCGAACTCAAGGCCTTCGAGGACAAGGCCCTGTCGGCCAACGAGCGGGCGCTGATGCTGGAGAAGCAGCTGTTCGACGGCCTGCTCGATGTGCTCATGCCGCACATCGGCGCCATCCAGGCCGCGGCCGCCGCCGTGGCCGAGCTCGACGTGCTCGCCGCCCAGGCCCAGATCGCCGATGAGCGCCGCTATGTCGAACCGGTCTTCACCGACGCTTGGGGCATCGACATCCGCGGCGGCCGCCATCCGGTGGTGGAGACGCGCACCGACAGCTTCATCGCCAACAACCTCACGCTCACGCCCAGCCGGCGCATGCTCATCGTCACCGGCCCCAACATGGGCGGCAAGTCCACCTACATGCGGCAGACCGCGCTGATCGTGCTCATGGCCTGCTGCGGCCTGTATGTGCCGGCGGACAGCGCGACCATCGGGCCCATCGACCAGATCTTCACCCGCATCGGCAGCTCGGACGATCTGGCCGGCGGCCGTTCGACGTTTATGGTCGAAATGACCGAGACCGCGCAGATCCTGCACGGCGCCACCGAGCACAGCCTGGTGCTGCTCGACGAGATCGGCCGCGGCACCTCCACCTTCGACGGCATGGCCCTGGCCTGGGCCTGCGCCCGGCAACTGGCCGAGAAAACCCAGGCCTACACCCTGTTCGCCACCCACTACTTCGAACTCACCCAGCTCGCGCAGGACTACAAGACCATCGCCAACGTCCACCTCGACGCGGTGGAGAGCGGCGGCGGCCTGGTCTTCCTGCACAGCGTCGAGGAAGGCCCGGCCTCGCAAAGCTACGGCATCCAGGTGGCCAGGCTGGCCGGCGTGCCCGGCGCGGTCATCGCCGCCGCCAAGCGCAAACTCACCCAACTGGAAAACCAGCAGGTGATCGAGCACGGCCAGGGCGACCTCTTCGCCAGCGCGGCGCCCGCCGAGCCCGAGCCGCATCCCGCCCTGGAACAGCTCGCCGCCCTC encodes:
- a CDS encoding response regulator; the protein is MNSLKQILVVEDDPDIQKILRLALETVGGFKATVTGSGQEALAALDRCQPDLLLLDVMMPGMDGPTTLSQIRQRAEHRDTPAIFLTAKAQTHEVAHLLALGALAVIAKPFDPMGLAAELRQHWQKARAAEPPATEPKPELSLETSIEALRLEFIAEIPQRMGDIARLWQALTAGRAKLADLQELIRLIHSLAGTSRTYGFDSLGLQAKEIEKALQAHHDQGSLPGADAQRALVAQLSALERQAKQATQAAPPQPAAAEEVPTLPLQAKALVYLLEDDPAQAAVLAAQLGLFGYRIRHFQETTPLLESLEQERPAAMVFDIMLKEGPMGGIELARRLSTGEHGDIPIVFVSSRDDITARLEAVRAGCSAYLLKPVDANKLVDVLDNLLKQALQTPYRILIVEDQDALARHIETLLQDAGLETSIVSHPLEALQAINNYNPDLILMDMYMPDCSGEELAKLIRQHGQYDSLPIVFLSSEQNLDIQMIALRTGADDFLTKPIDPKRLVHAVRIRAERFRLLNSLMVRDSMTGLLNHARSKEALAAEIARARRNNTPLSVAMIDIDKFKAINDKHGHPVGDRVIKSLARLIQERLRSTDVGGRYGGEEFIMVLPNCPQEQAAQILNDLRIRFGRIRHSSDKQDQEFTATFSAGVASFPTCNSAESLLMTADAALYQAKKRGRNRVIMATGEIGYASNQ
- the mutS gene encoding DNA mismatch repair protein MutS, which translates into the protein MNKLDPLNADLAQHTPMMQQYLRIKAEHPHMLLFYRMGDFYELFYDDAERAARLLDITLTTRGQSAGAPIRMAGVPFHAAEQYLAKLIKLGESVAICEQIGDPKTAKGPIERKVVRIVTPGTLTDDALLEQKRDAILMALAPGRGELGLAWLVLTSGRLAAKRIAPERLAGELARIAPAELLLPEDFEHPALHSDKIALTRRPVWQFDAERGHRILTEHFGTRDLVAFGCEDAPLLQAAAGLLLDYARQTQQTALPHITGLSLEQDGSFVALDAAARRTLELTETLRGEAAPTLFSELDRCITGMGSRLLKTWLHHPLRQPQARLPRLAAIRGLIEAPQVALRLREMLKGMSDLERIAARIALKSARPRDLSGLRDSLRLLPGLRAELANLFSQNLPTPAFIPAQRGLPARGEGANPSPTCGGGREGDAVTHLFTRLDFPAEPLAELIAAIRPEPSVVLREGGVINDGYSAELDELRAIQANSGDFLMQMEARERERTGIANLRVEYNKVSGFYIEVTRAQADKVPIDYHRRQTLKNVERYITPELKAFEDKALSANERALMLEKQLFDGLLDVLMPHIGAIQAAAAAVAELDVLAAQAQIADERRYVEPVFTDAWGIDIRGGRHPVVETRTDSFIANNLTLTPSRRMLIVTGPNMGGKSTYMRQTALIVLMACCGLYVPADSATIGPIDQIFTRIGSSDDLAGGRSTFMVEMTETAQILHGATEHSLVLLDEIGRGTSTFDGMALAWACARQLAEKTQAYTLFATHYFELTQLAQDYKTIANVHLDAVESGGGLVFLHSVEEGPASQSYGIQVARLAGVPGAVIAAAKRKLTQLENQQVIEHGQGDLFASAAPAEPEPHPALEQLAALNPDELTPKAALEALYELKKRL